A single Bacillus sp. (in: firmicutes) DNA region contains:
- a CDS encoding radical SAM/SPASM domain-containing protein, which translates to MFNRDYNKNPFIVIWELTRACQLKCLHCRAEAQYHRDPRELSFEEGKKLIDQIYEMDNPMLVFTGGDPLMREDVYDIADYAIKKGVRVSMTPSATPNVTKEAIEKAKEVGLARWAFSIDGPTAEIHDHFRGVSGSFDLTMKAIKYLHELEIPIQINTVISRYNVDVLDDMAKLVEDLDCVLWSVFFLVPTGRGQESDMISPVQHEQVFTWLYNLSKRVKFDIKTTAAQHYRRVVIQNKMREKMTNNDDINYEDALMKGATGTIDGLGRAPKGVNDGNGFVFISHVGDVYPSGLLPVKAGNVRETPLAEIYRESPVFTSLRNPDMYKGKCGVCEFRFVCGGSRSRAYAMTGDYLESEPFCVYIPKALRNKKEESISK; encoded by the coding sequence GTGTTTAATCGTGATTATAATAAAAATCCATTTATTGTTATTTGGGAGTTAACAAGAGCATGTCAGCTTAAATGCTTACATTGCCGGGCCGAGGCACAATATCATCGTGATCCAAGAGAACTTTCATTTGAAGAAGGAAAGAAATTAATTGATCAAATATACGAGATGGACAACCCAATGCTTGTGTTTACCGGCGGAGACCCGTTAATGCGTGAGGATGTCTATGATATAGCTGATTATGCAATCAAAAAAGGTGTTCGTGTTTCGATGACACCTAGTGCAACTCCAAATGTAACAAAAGAGGCGATTGAAAAAGCGAAAGAAGTTGGACTTGCAAGATGGGCATTTAGTATTGATGGGCCCACTGCAGAAATTCACGATCACTTCCGTGGCGTCAGCGGCTCTTTTGATTTAACGATGAAAGCTATTAAATATTTACATGAACTTGAAATTCCAATTCAAATCAATACTGTTATATCTAGATATAACGTAGATGTACTAGATGATATGGCGAAGTTAGTTGAAGATTTAGATTGTGTTCTTTGGAGTGTATTTTTCCTTGTTCCAACTGGCAGAGGCCAAGAGTCTGATATGATTTCTCCTGTACAGCATGAGCAAGTATTTACATGGCTTTATAATTTAAGTAAGCGTGTAAAATTTGATATTAAAACGACGGCAGCACAGCATTATCGCAGAGTTGTTATCCAAAATAAGATGAGAGAAAAAATGACAAATAATGATGATATTAATTATGAAGATGCTTTAATGAAGGGGGCAACTGGCACGATTGATGGTTTAGGACGAGCGCCTAAAGGTGTTAATGACGGGAATGGTTTCGTGTTTATCTCACATGTTGGTGATGTTTACCCAAGCGGTCTTTTACCAGTAAAAGCTGGAAATGTTCGTGAAACACCACTCGCTGAAATATATCGTGAATCACCTGTTTTTACATCATTGCGAAATCCTGATATGTATAAAGGAAAATGTGGTGTTTGCGAATTTCGTTTTGTTTGTGGCGGCTCTAGATCAAGAGCATATGCGATGACAGGTGATTATTTGGAAAGTGAACCATTTTGTGTCTACATTCCGAAAGCATTACGAAACAAAAAAGAAGAAAGTATTTCAAAGTAG